GACGAACCGGCTTAACGCCACGTCAGGTTGTCGTCTCGCTGCGCCGCCGCCGGCGCCGCCATCTGCTGCGAGAAGCTTGGCTGCATATAACCGACCGGCCCCGCACTCGGTGCTGGCGTCGGCGTCGGCGCCACATACGCCGGCCCGTAAGCTCCGCCATACGCGCCATCACCATACCCAGCCGCGCCATTGCAGCCGCAGCCCGCACCGCCGCTAGCACCGTAGCACCCTATCGGAGCATACGGGGCGGGGCAAGAGAGCCCGCACCCGCCCGGCCACTTTACACGCCGCGGTCCGCTGTTCACGCACGCCGCGCCTGGCGTGAAGATCATCGGAGCATGATGCCCCGGGCCATAGCCGTACCCCCACCACTGGGCGCAGGTGCTCGGCAACGGCGGGCACACCGGCGTCAGCGCCGCCGCCTCGCCAGCAGCCCCCGCCAGGCCGCAAATCGCCAACAGCCCCGCCGCCAGTTGCATCCGAGTCGACTTCATGGCACGCCCGACGGTAATAGAGAGAGCACGACGTTCGCCGTTTCAGCGATGCCGCGGCATTTTGTGGGAGGGGTCTCTGACCCCGAAGCGGCTTCGAGCCACCGCGACGCGCTGCGGTGTTGAGCGGAATCGGCGTCGGAGACGCCTCCCACAGAACTCCGGTGGGCACAGCCTTTCCTCATACCATCGAACCGCCGCCGCTCCCCGCAACCGGAAACCAGCGCGTGATAGCGTGACCGTTGCGATCTGCCAGCACGCCGCCAACCCGCAAGGTTTTACTCCTTTACGCACGTAGAACGCGCGCGTCCAAGTTTTATCGATTCTCCGCCCTGGTGCGGTTATTCGCGTTGTTACGGACGCTCTCAGCACGCCGATAACAGGGGTAGAACCGATTGCTCCGCCCCAGGCCTTCCCGCGGCTCGGGGCGGAGCTCGGCTGCCCGACGACCCACCGCGCCACCCAGGGCGCCCACAATCCGATGAAACTCCACCACCCGCTGACGGCAGCGGTTGCGGCTTGGCTCTGCCTCGCCCCGACCTACTGCCTGGCCGACGCCCCCTCGTCGGCAAGCGCTGCAACCACCGAGGCAACCGCCGCCGCCGACAACGACGACGAAGGCTGGTTCGACGGTTGGAAGCCGCGCTTCATCACTGAACGCTTCGGCCGCGGCCGCAAAGAAGCCGCGCCGCCCGACGGCACGATCGTCCTCACCGGCGGTCAGGAAGCGTTGCCGCCGCTCGGGCCCGTCAACGAACCAGGCCTCAACGATCCCTACGTCGCCGGCTCGCTCGGCGCCACGAACGGCATGGGGCAGCCGCTCCCTGCTTACACCGACATCCCCATGCCGCGCGACGGCGGCGGCTACTACTCCGGCACCACCGGGCTCGTCAGCGGCCAGCCCTACACCTGGCAAGTGATGCCGCAAGGTTTGATCTATCGCTCGTATCTCGCCGGCGAAAAAGAATCTCGCCTCCGCTCCTTCTGGTACGGCGAGCATGGGCGCGCGCTGTGGGATCTCACCCTCGGCGGCAACGTCGGCCTCATTCGCTACGGCACCAGCGGCACCGCTCGGCCTGAAGGTTGGCAACTCGGCCTCGAAGGCGCCGGCCTCGTCCGCCTCGACATGGACCAGAACCGCGACGTCGACTCAGACGATTTCCGCGGCGGCGTGCCGATCACTTGGGGCGACTCGGTCCACCAGGTAAAGATCGCCTACTACCATCTCAGCTCGCACCTCGGCGACGAGTACTTGCTGAAGCACCCAGGCTATCCGCGGCTCAACTACAGTCGCGACTGCATCGTGTGGGGTCACTCGATGTACACCACTGAAAACTTCCGCGTCTATGGCGAAGTCGCGTATGCGGTCGCCTACGACGTCGGCAAGCCGTGGGAGTTCCAGCTAGGTTTCGACTGGGCGCCCGGCTACGCCACCGGCAAGCATGGCGCCCCGTTCGTCGCGTTCAACGCCCACTTGCGTGAAGAACACAACTTCGGCGGCAACGGCGTCATCCAAGGCGGCTGGGCGTGGCGCGGCAGTCCGTCGTCCGGCCTGTTCCGCGTCGGCGTGGAATACTTCAACGGCAAGGACGACCAGTTCTCGTTCTACGACGACAGCGTCCAAAAAATCGGCGGCGGCATCTGGTACGACTTCTAAAGCATAGAAGCACCGCCATATGAAAGCGAAGCGTCCGCGCCAGCGGAAGCCAGCCCGCACCATCTCGAACACCCCCTCCGGCCGCGGCAGCGATTCCCCCTCGCTCCGCGGCCTTCTTATTTTCTATTCCGCAACCGCGCCGCCAGTAGCCGCGGGGCAACGCCCCCGCCGGAGCGAACCTCAGTTCGCGTCACCCCCTCGTCAATCCCCAAATATCTGCCGCGCATCCACTTTCCTTAGCCCCCGGTTCTTCAAACCGGGGGCGAACCGCTGCGCCCTTCATCCCGCAGATTGCAAAACCAACGCGCGGCCAAATTTAGTTGTCGAAACTAGGCCACCGATTCTGCTAACGTGAACGCCAGTTCACATCGCAACATGCAGCGCCGCGCACGCAGCGCCGCGATTACGGCCAGCGAGCCCCCTGGTTTATCCAGGGGGTCGTCCGCAGCGCACCAAGCACCGCCGACCGCAACGCACCACCAACCGAATCCCCCCCGGACAAGCCGGGGGGCTCGCCATCACACAATCACGCAGCGCCAAGCGCGCCCCTTACCTACTCGCCTAAACACCTACTCACCAACCAAATCAAACGATTCAACAACTTCAGTCGCACATTCCAAACAGAGGAGAACCTTCCCATGCAACGCCAATACATCCGCCAGCGCGAGCGCGTCTTCACCGAAGAAATGAAAGTGAAATTCTGCGAGCTAGTCAGAAAGAGCTACTCGCTCGCCGAAGCGGCCCAAGGCGTCGGCGTGACGCTTCGCACAGTCCAGCGCTACCGTAGAGAAGAAGAGGACTTCGACCAAGAAGTGCGCATGGCGAAGCTCTCTAAGCCCGACCCCTTAAAACTGATGGAATCAGCCGCGAGAACGCATTGGCGGGCCGCCGCCTGGCTGCTCGAGCGCACTAAACCCGAAACCTACGCCCGCAAACGCGGCGACCTCGCCTCGGGCCTGAAAGTCACGAAGGCGCTGCGGTTAATGATGGAAACCGCGCTCGCCAACACGCCCGAGGAAGCGCGCAGCGAACTGTTCAAGCACCTCGACAAAACCTACGAACACGCTCTCGACTGCTGCTTCCCGAGCCTCGGCCCCTGGGACCGCCCGCGCGAACCAAAGATGGCCGACACCCCCATCGTCTTCCGCGAACGTGCCAAGTCGGCGCCCGTCATCCACAACTATGGCCTCGGCACCCCCGACGAATGGTCCTTCGCCGCGCCGCAACCGGCCTCTCGTTCCCACGCTCCGCGTGGGAACGCACCCGCTGACGCTCCGCGTCGCGAACCCAACGTCGCGGCCACCACTCAGCCGTCGGCACCCTCAGCCCCCGGTTCTTCAAACCGGGGGCCGGCCCCGCCACAAGACGCCGCCCCCCTCGACACTTCACGCCAAACGAAAAAACCCATCCTGCGCAATCCCCGCACCATCCGCTTAATGTCGCCAAAAATGCAAAACACGACACTACGAAGCGACATGCGACACGACAGGCCACGCGTCGCCTCGCCTCCACGGGCCGCGTAAGCCGCCCGCTACGGCTCAGCCTTCATCCCCCCCCCATTCGGCCTTAACAGGCTCTTCACTCGCCGTCGTTAGCATCGCCCCCGGGCGGTTGCACGTTGCGACTGCGCACATCGTGGACTTCGACGAAGAGGGATGCTCATGAAGCGGGCTTTAACCATTTGCACGTTGGCCATCGCGGCCCTGTTGACGGGGCGCGCCGACGCCGCGATCCAGATCACCGAGTGGATGTACGCCGGCGCCAACGGCGAATTTATCGAATTTACCAACACGGGCGCGGCGCCCGTCGATCTCACCGGCTGGAGCTACACCGACTCGGCCCGCACCCCGGGGCAGGTCTCGCTCGCCTCGCTCGGCACGATCGCCGCCGGAGAATCGTTCATCGTCACCGAAACGGCCGACGCCGCGTTCCGCACCGCGTGGAACCTGCCGGGTAGCGTGAAAGTGTTCGGCGGCAACACGACCAACCTCGGCCGCGCCGACGAAGTGAACATCTACAACGGCACGACGCTCGTCGATCGCCTCACCTACGACGACCAAGGCATCGCCGGCTCGATCCGCACCCAAAACAAGAGCGGCATTCCCTCGTCGCTCGCCGCCCTCGGCGCCAACAACGTGCTGCAGTGGCAATTCGCTGCGAACGGCGACAGCTTCGGCTCGGTCGCCAGCGTCGGCGGCGACATCGGCAACCCGGGCCGGTTCACGCTGGTTCCTGAACCAGCGACGCTCGCGCTCGCCGGCCTCGGCGCCGTGGCGATCGCCGCGCTCCGCCGCCGGTCGCGCTAGTTTCTAGCGATAAGAACGAAGACTCCTGACAGAAGCCGTTGCACAGCACCTGCTGTGCGGCGGCTTCTTTTTTTGCAAACCCATAAAAGCCACCGGCTCCGCCGGTGGACGAACTGCCAATCCGCCGCCCATTCACTCCGCCCATCGGCAGAGCCAATGGCTTTTAATCGCACGCGCGCTCGCACCGGTTCTGCGGGTTGCATCGCCCCGCCGCTCGCCATCCCTCCGCATGGCGCCACATCGCGCGATTCCGCCGCCCACCGCGAGCCTAGACTTTGGCTCCTCGGTCATCGACACCCGCGCCGCCGCCGATCGCCCGCCATGTCCAAATCGAAGTACGCCATCGACCGCCGGCAGGGCAGAAACGGTATCGACTCGTGCGGCGCCTGCGGCTCGAGCATCGCCCTCGTCCACCCCACGCCCGATCATCCCGCGATGCCCTGGCGCTGCCGCACGTGCGACGCGCTCTACCTCGCCGCTCCGCAAAAGCGTTTGGGCACGACGTTCCAGGGGGGCGTTCGCCAAGCCTTTTACATGGACGTCATCGAGCGAGCCGCGCTCGCCGCTCCGAACCAGCAGCCGGAACTGTCGAGCGAAGACCTGCTGCAACTTCAGCAATGCACCCGCAGCGCCGTCACGCGCACCGGCGAATCGCGCAGCCAGTTGCGTTACCCGGTCGTGACGCCGGTCTCGGTCTTGCCCCTGGCGGCCGACTTCCGCATCGCCGGTCCGCTGACGACCGCCCACACAATCGACGTCAGCTGCGGCGGACTCGGACTGTCGATCTCAAACCCCACGTCGGCCGCGTACTTTGCTGTGGAGTTTTTGATCGAAAGCATCTCGATGCCCGCCGTCATCCTGCGGCCCGTACGCCGCGAGGGGGGTGGCCAGGAATTCACCGTGGCAGGCGAGTTCGTCTGCCGGATACAATACTGACGTGGCGAAAATTGGCTCGGGCGTTTCCCAGGCCGCACAGTTTATCAGGCCTGATGATCGATTCCGAGAAATAGAGTTGCCGCGCGAGCGGCAGCCGCCACAATAAGGCACGCGGCGTGTGGCAGCCGTTCGATCGACCAACGACTGCCGCCGGCGATCACTCCCCAAATGGGTGAGACGCCGCACGCTTCTCTCTTCAACCTGAAAGTCCTGTGGCCCCATCGCGATCCACAACCGACGCAGCCGCCGACCCGGCGTCGCTTATCGACGGCTGGTGCGACGTGCTCCAGCGCGAGCGGATCTTTTTCCGCGTCGATGCGAAGAACCGGCTCCTCGCAGTTTCGCCGTCGGTGCAGGAGCAAATGGGCTACGACCCCGACGAGCTCGTCGGCCGCGACTATCACGATTACTTCGACGTCGATCACCCGCTGCTGGCGAAGTTCCTCGACGCCTCCGGCCGCTTCATCCAGTACGATCCGCCCGGCCTCCGGCGATCGATCGGCCGGAAGAATAGCGGTGAGTTGATCTACCTGATCCTCCGCGAGCAACCCGCTCCCAGCGAGGAAGGCCCCGCGATCGATTACATGGCCGAGGACCTCACAGTCCGCGTCCAAGCGGTGCTGACGATGCAAGACAGCGAGCGGCGCTACAACCGACTCGTCGAAGGCCTCCGCAACGACTACATCATCTACTCCCGCGACGCCGAAGGCCGCATCACGTACGTCAGCCCGTCGACGAAGAACGTCCTCGGCTACGAACCTGAGCAGATGATCGGGGTTTACGCCCGCGATACGTTTGCCGACCCTGCCGCCGGGCACGCAATGGTCGATCAGTTCATCCAGGACATCGAAGCAGGGCGGCGAGCGGTTCACACGGAACGGATCGAAGTTCGTCACCACAACGGCGCCGTCCGCGTGATGGAAATCGACGAGTGGCCCGTCTTCGGCGTTGACGGCCGGATCAAGTCGATCGAAGGCATCAGCAAGGACGTCACCGAGGCCGACGCGATCGATCGGCGGATCCGCAAATCGAACGAAGACCTCGAACGGCACGTCGCCTTCCGCACCGGCGAGCTCACCTCGATCAACGAGGAACTGCGCGCCAACGAAGCCCGCTACCGCGACGTCATCGAAACGCTCAACGACTTTATCGTGCGCTGGAAGCCAAGCGGGGTACGAACCTTCGTCAACGAAGCCTTCTGCCGATTTCACAGCGTTACGGCGGCCGAACTCGTCGGCACGAGCTTCGTGCCGCAGATCCACCCCGATACGCAAAGCATTTTCCACGCCGCGCTCGATTCGATCACTCCGCAGAATCCTTCGGTCAATTACGAAATCCGCGTCGCGCGACGCGACGGCAGCTGGCCTTGGGTGCAGTGGAACACCCGCGCCAAGTTCAGTCCCGACGGCGAGATCGCCGAATATCAATCGGTCGGCCGCGACGTCACGGCGCTGAAAGCCGCCGCCGACCTGCTGCGTCAGAAGGAAGCCCACCTCGCGCACCTCTCGCGATTGGCGACGATGGGCGAAATGGTCGCCGGCATCGCCCACGAAATCAATCAGCCGCTCCACGCGGCCAAGACCTTCGCCGAAGCCGCCCGCCGCAACCTACAAACCGGCGGGCCCGGCAAAGTCGAGAAGGCCATCGAGTGCGCCGAGGAGATTTCGCAGGCAATCACGCGCACCGTCGGCATCATCCGTCGCCTCCGGGAGTTTACGAAGGCGCAACCGTTCGAACTCGAGGCGTTTCAGATCAACTGCATCGTCAAAGAAGCAACCGAGTTGGCGGGCTACGTCATCCGCCGCACCGGAGCGGTGGTCCGCCTGGAACTGACGGACGACTCGCCGACGATCCTGGGCGATCGTATTCAACTAGAACAGCTGGTGGTGAATCTGCTCATCAACGCCTGCGAGGCGATGGAGCAAACTCCTCAGAACGAACGAATCATCCACGTCCGCACCAAGACGGAAGGGAAAGAGCTCGCGATCTCCGTCTCCGACGCCGGCAGCGGCGTCGACGACGAGGGGATGACGCGCCTCTTCGAAGCCTTCT
This sequence is a window from Lacipirellula parvula. Protein-coding genes within it:
- a CDS encoding PilZ domain-containing protein, which gives rise to MSKSKYAIDRRQGRNGIDSCGACGSSIALVHPTPDHPAMPWRCRTCDALYLAAPQKRLGTTFQGGVRQAFYMDVIERAALAAPNQQPELSSEDLLQLQQCTRSAVTRTGESRSQLRYPVVTPVSVLPLAADFRIAGPLTTAHTIDVSCGGLGLSISNPTSAAYFAVEFLIESISMPAVILRPVRREGGGQEFTVAGEFVCRIQY
- a CDS encoding PAS domain S-box protein — its product is MAPSRSTTDAAADPASLIDGWCDVLQRERIFFRVDAKNRLLAVSPSVQEQMGYDPDELVGRDYHDYFDVDHPLLAKFLDASGRFIQYDPPGLRRSIGRKNSGELIYLILREQPAPSEEGPAIDYMAEDLTVRVQAVLTMQDSERRYNRLVEGLRNDYIIYSRDAEGRITYVSPSTKNVLGYEPEQMIGVYARDTFADPAAGHAMVDQFIQDIEAGRRAVHTERIEVRHHNGAVRVMEIDEWPVFGVDGRIKSIEGISKDVTEADAIDRRIRKSNEDLERHVAFRTGELTSINEELRANEARYRDVIETLNDFIVRWKPSGVRTFVNEAFCRFHSVTAAELVGTSFVPQIHPDTQSIFHAALDSITPQNPSVNYEIRVARRDGSWPWVQWNTRAKFSPDGEIAEYQSVGRDVTALKAAADLLRQKEAHLAHLSRLATMGEMVAGIAHEINQPLHAAKTFAEAARRNLQTGGPGKVEKAIECAEEISQAITRTVGIIRRLREFTKAQPFELEAFQINCIVKEATELAGYVIRRTGAVVRLELTDDSPTILGDRIQLEQLVVNLLINACEAMEQTPQNERIIHVRTKTEGKELAISVSDAGSGVDDEGMTRLFEAFFTTKQEGMGMGLVLCKSIAEAHGGDLWAERNADGPGMTFILTLPISGERP
- a CDS encoding lamin tail domain-containing protein: MKRALTICTLAIAALLTGRADAAIQITEWMYAGANGEFIEFTNTGAAPVDLTGWSYTDSARTPGQVSLASLGTIAAGESFIVTETADAAFRTAWNLPGSVKVFGGNTTNLGRADEVNIYNGTTLVDRLTYDDQGIAGSIRTQNKSGIPSSLAALGANNVLQWQFAANGDSFGSVASVGGDIGNPGRFTLVPEPATLALAGLGAVAIAALRRRSR
- a CDS encoding DUF1207 domain-containing protein is translated as MKLHHPLTAAVAAWLCLAPTYCLADAPSSASAATTEATAAADNDDEGWFDGWKPRFITERFGRGRKEAAPPDGTIVLTGGQEALPPLGPVNEPGLNDPYVAGSLGATNGMGQPLPAYTDIPMPRDGGGYYSGTTGLVSGQPYTWQVMPQGLIYRSYLAGEKESRLRSFWYGEHGRALWDLTLGGNVGLIRYGTSGTARPEGWQLGLEGAGLVRLDMDQNRDVDSDDFRGGVPITWGDSVHQVKIAYYHLSSHLGDEYLLKHPGYPRLNYSRDCIVWGHSMYTTENFRVYGEVAYAVAYDVGKPWEFQLGFDWAPGYATGKHGAPFVAFNAHLREEHNFGGNGVIQGGWAWRGSPSSGLFRVGVEYFNGKDDQFSFYDDSVQKIGGGIWYDF